CAAATGGTTCACCACAGAGCTACAGGAAAATATGGATTTCTCCCTGAGGCAGATTTGGTATCAAGGATcaaatgcatgtgtgaataGCAAAGTAAAGATGTGAGTGTCTAGCGTCTGTCGTCAGTAGACTCTAGCCCTAAGAAACTCTAGCCCTAAGAAACACAAAATGGAATCAAGGAATGGTTTACCAATGCCGATAATAACATATGAGTCTAGTGTAACAAGATTTGTGAACATCTTATATCTTCTATGTCTAAATATGTTACATCAGCATGTGCATATATGGGTGACTACGGGTCTGCAGTAGCTCTTCCACTGACAGACCAGTCATGCCCCCATTTCAACAAGAGTCTGTGGCTTACATACGACACCCTCACTCAACTGTAAATGGTCAATGCAAATACCATCAGACACGAATGATGGCCAAAAATAGACCTAATTGGTTTTTAGGGGGAGAAACGCCATCGGTACTCTTGTCAAACATCTTGCAACATCTGCTGTATTGGTACAACATTGAATGCTTTACTTCATGACATGTCAGCCAGCCGGGTTTCCATACATACACTATAGGCAGAAAAGTGTTTATTACAACGTATCCATGCACTCGTGCGTCGCttttattgttttaaatataGTTACATGATTCATCTTATGATGTCGACTAAGTTCACCTATCCATCGTTGATGTGTTTGCTACACCTGACATGGcgcatatattttcatttgtccTGGTCAGAGAACTCTATAGTTTAAGTTGCCATTAGACGTCGTCTTTGGATGCATGGTAACCATGGCGACGTTGAACCCTTTCTCTGGTCGCTACATCTGTCTTAGGTCGTAGTTGGTCACTCTGCTATATTGCAGGCAAGATGGTGGCGTTCAGGAGCTTGGAGTGTCGAATCCTTCTCTGAATCAGCGTTAATGGTGTCAAACACTATCATTCACTGATCTTCTGATCACTGATCATGGCATCTTCCTCTTGAAGATTGAAGTAATTCATTAACAAGTtgacattttaaagaaaatttttACAAAACATGTCGGTTACAGCAACGTGAAAAATAACAGTTTACGTTCAGTTGAACAGgagtaagagagtgagtgaataaggttTTACGCTGtgtttaagcaatattctagcaatatcacagcgagggacaccagaagtgttCTCCATACTTAGTACCCATCCGGGTGTTTGACTTGATGAATGTGTGCTTTGATAACTAGCTTGTCCCTGTGCCCCTcaccaaaaaagaaaaaaggtaccccaaatatttactttttctTGACGTTCGGGTTATCCATGCCAGGACGACACATAGAACCAACGTAGCAGCTCCTCCCAATATGCTGGCCAGTATGATGTACAGCTGTGTGCCTCCATTATTCTCCCTTCCTGTCGTCTCTGTGCGGTGTTCCAGAGTTGTCTGCTCTCTAGACGAGGAGTGTCTAGAGGGAGTTGTTGAAAGTCCACTGGTCACTTCCATCATTGACGTAGTTGCTTGGGGTTGTGTTGTTGGTTCAGATGTTGATGGTGGGTCTGTTGttgttcttctttttcttcttgttgttgttgttgttgttgttgttgttgctgttggagTTGACATTGAACTAGAAACTGAGGTTGAATATGATTGTGGCCAGTGTATTCCTACTGGTGTAATAggttttgatatattttgagaaaaagAGTTGAAAGTATCAATTAATTAATCGAGGTTAGCGCGTTTCTGTAAGGCTCATTGCTACTGCGTCTTAACACACTTTACAATCAAATAACGTGATCGTGTAATGCTCAGTCACATAAACGCACATCATGGTTTTATTCACACCACTCCCAACCAGCATACCTGATCGTACGTTCAAAGTAAACCTAGCGTGTTGTCCACAGGTCGTGGAAGAACACGTCCATTCTTTAGAATCGGCCTGGCGTACACCCCGTATCTCAATGGTGGACGATACTCCGGTGCAGTTAAGATGACTCATTCCACCTATATCTTTAAGTTGTCCCTGTTTGATGATGCATTTCTTCATAGTGTAGTTGAAGCTTGTTGTACCAATGATGATACCCCTGTACCATTTCAATGACGTGAGATTTCTACCGCCTTCAAAGTAACAGGAGAAGGAGACGTTCGTACCTTCTCTCACAGTGAGTGTGCCGTTTTGGTTGCTGGGCGGAAAGGATGTCATCAATACTGCAGTATAAAGCCAACActtagttagtgagtgagttaacttaGTCACTTAAGATGTACCTTAGCTATACCGTCACATAAGAAATAGATGTTGCTATTTTACAATCCAGTCATGAAAACGCTAGACTATCACACATGTTGTTTAGAATTAAACTCTTCAAAGAAAGAAACTTGACATAGGACTAACCTtaattttattaaaatatttgacacaaaccaATCCAATGTCTAGGAATGCTGGCCAACGACAAAACGTATTAAAATGAAACTTTGAACAAAAATGTAACGTTACATTCACGTTTCGTCGTTAATTGCTAAAACGTACTCTACATGAAATGAGTGTATATCATAAAATTGTGTATCATGTCGAACTAAAACCTAACTTAAAAATACACATCAACGGTACTCCACATGTATTGCTTTAAGCCACTATAGACGACAGAAGAGTGTCAAGACTGACAAACGCTCAACGACACAAATGTGGCATCGCAGTATGAGGTGACAAGGCTTGTCCAGACACAGCATTTGAAACATATGGTTCCAATACAACAATACCGTGAGTGTTAACGACAGGTAGACCTTGAGATACCACGCCACCCAGGATCGCTACATCCGGTTGAGACATGTTCGTTCACGCACCACGATCGCAACATCCATTGTTATGAAGGCATTTGTTAAAGATAGATATATAATTTAAGGTTTATTAGTTGCTTACACCTTGTCCATCACAAAAATTTGCTAATTTTCTAAACGTTTATTAAGTATTGAAACTGTCAGACGCTTTAATATATGCATGAAGGACATTCTAATCACCAGTGCGAGCGTGAACACAACAGTCCAGTCAAGGAGATATCAGTATGGAGAGATGTAAGTGATTCTATCATCGCCTTACGTTGAATGACATACTTCTGGCAATGCAGTACATAATGGGCCAAAGCATCTGACTGGCGACACACTGTGCACTTTTAGAGAAATATCGTTTGTAATAACATTGAGATGGGCACCAAGACTACAATGCCCAAGACGAGTATGGTTAATATCACCTCTTCTCTAGGGTTGCCTCAGGATAATTGTGACTTCGTTACATAAGACTCGATGCCATAGAGATGGCGTCCTAATATGGATGAGGACCCGTTGTCATATCGTCTGAGCATAGAACTTGCTTATGGTGAGTAATTCTGCAGGAGATGGAAACATGGACTCATCCTGTTCTGATCCATCTAAGTCTAATGcagctttttcatttccatataGCCCAACATGAGCAGGTCTCCATGACAATTCAACGTCTATAAGATCTTTACTTAGATCATTATAAAGGTCAAGTATAATACTGATGACACTGATCAAATCTTGCCTTGCTGAGGAGAACCTGTCCGAATTGCTTGCTTGTAAAGCACCAACAGAATCACTGAAAATGATCGCTGATACAGATCTCAAAAATGAATCCAACGCAAAGCTTCAATAATGGCCGCATGTCCAGCAGAATATACTAGTATGTGATCAGCTACTCGAAATTTCTCTTTGATCTGTGGCCATGATGATACCTGCACCAACATGACCGGAGCCTGGACACTTAGATCCATCAATGAAAATCTGTAGCATTTGTCCACCGCACACTTCGATTATGTTCCTCGGCAAGCGTTAggcatttttttgtttgtttcttgttttttggTTAAACGTGTTCTCTCAAACGCACCCATGGCACACTGGTCTTGTCGCATGAATACACCCGGAGATGGATAAGAGTGCTGTAGAATGCGAAGTAGTTTCAGGGTATATACGACTGAGGTCAAAGATACACTAGCCTGTTCGTCCCTCATTCGTGTTTATTCGTCCTATTCGTCCACAGGGGCTTGTGTTGCTGAACATAAAacatcctgggtccaacaagcctacactgatatccatatacatataaagaaggaaagggatgtaatgTGCACAGAGTTGTCCAACACCCCACTCTCGATTATGGGCGAATTCTGGGTGGAAAATTTTGGAATACACAGCCGCAGTTCTTACCCGCAATAGGCCCGCACCAACACGAGACCGCTTCATTTCCACTATAACAGGTACAAATAAACTATGTTTGTTAGAGATTCGAGTTTTGTTGGTTGTGGTTATTTCGCCTTGGATAAAGATACTAACACATGTTGGTTATGGAAACACAGTCAGAATGGATGTATCCGGTGACAAAACCTGAGAAGAATCAGTTCCATGTCAAGGTGGTTGGTGATATTTGGTGAAATTCTGCGGACACAGGAACCCTATTCCTGCCCTCAACGGCCAGCCTCGAGTAATCCGAGGTTGATACCCACGGCAACAGGCTGCACAGTTAGGTCCCTCTTTACAACCAGCCGTGGACACTGTCGTGAACATTCCCCATTCCACAATTCTTATTGGTTCATTGGGTCGACATGCCAGGCAATGTGTGGACTCTCAGTTGGGCAATGCTGACAATTGGCAACAGATGCCTTTTACCTTGACATTCGATTGCTTCATTTTGTTCACCAGATTAGGAATTCCTAATTTAAACAGTTTGTTGTAGTTTGTTAATTGTTTATATAAAAAGTAAAGTATACATTGGAAACCGCTTCTGTATTTCTGTTGTCTTGGGGTTACGTTTGAAGGGTATTTTAGCAATGACTGCGCTGTCATCCGTGATATGTTTATGGCAGTTCAATAATGGCAGAATATGCACAGACATGGGTTCACCAGTGTTTGAATACAGGGCATTCGGTATCATGTATAAACAGTTAATTTTCACTTTTGCATAAAACAATTTTGGCAACAGAGCGAGAAACCGTCGGTCTCCATCTTGGCTCTGTGCAATGTGACAGTGTTATACAGTATTGAAGTTTTCCTTACACGGCGTCACATTACAGATAACCGATCAACGAAATATTTATATTAAACAAGTACTGGTAAACcctgacaccaacacaccaccctATAGACACTGTACAGACATGAGATTTTTATAATTAGACTGGTAGATTTAGCCCTGGACCAGGAGACCGAGAGCATTAAAGAAGTGTAAGCGGCCGTGTAAGTGTAAGATGAAGATTTCTGTAGCtgtagttttgaaaaaaaactccCCTTTAAATAACGGGGTTTTGTGGTTGTCTGTATGaaactgacatgtttttgtgaactTTCTCGCACATGAAGACAGAAAAATTGTACAGTGAAACTACGGATGCTGATACTCGGATGTATGTGTGGACACAATGTGAGTTTGGAAAATATGCATGTCCTGTTCTGTATACACTATACATCACTCCAACATGTTGTCATGTGAATGCCTCTCAAAAAGTAAATAATGCTTCCCTGTTATCCAGTTGCTCCAAGGAACATGATCATTGCCTACGTGAATACTGTTGAAAAAAGTATACTATGTGTGTAAATTATGTTGTATACTGAGATTCAATAATAAGGTGTCTATTGATATTTTATCTCTTTAACAGTGTCTGACTCAGAACTACTTTACAATGTCGTAGATGTTTCACCAAGTCACCCCACGATCCATCAGGTAGATAATATTTTACTGATTTTAAAACAGATCAACGTTCAACCTCATTTTATCATTGAAAATTCCAGTAAGAAATTGACACGTTTCACTCATGAAAATCTTGCATGAATCTGCGTGTTTGCACAAAATCCAATGGAataatcattttgaaattccaCCATGCAATGATATATCTTGGGTCCCAAataatgaaattactgaaaatggAATATCGACATTTCATGGTCAATTATTATATTAAAAGAGAACAAATAGCAATCACGAGGTTGGGAAATGAGTTCAGTGGGATAGTACTTCCTTGTTTCGGTGACGAGGTAGCTTCCTCCTGCAGAATATATTACGCAATGGTAATTAAGCAATAAATATTGTTCACGATATATGTACAATGCTGTATGATGCGGCACTatgattaaaacacatttcaaaaatatatttatgatttgATTCCCTTATAATTGTCAAACGGTAACAGTACAAGTGAAATTATACATCTGAGGACGACTATTTTAATTACCTacatacatgaaacaacatcaGTAATACTCGGACACATTTGATTGCTACACAACACCTATAATTCGAATCCCAGTTTCTAGATCTGTGAGCATAATACCTGAACCTTCACGGTGCATTTACAACGCTTTTGACTGGCTGCACTTTGAGTTGGTGAGCCGTGATATAAATTCTTTTCCAAGTGCGATTCGAAACACACTTGGACACTCACTCTTATCAGTTGTGTTGTGATGAATAGAAACAGTGCTCATAAATTCTGATTCACACACGCAGGATTTCTTTAAAACTGTATATGTTTTTCTACACTCAACTAGTTTCATGtgaataattattacttatCAACGATTGGCGGCGCTTGTAGCACATGATGAAGAGCCTGAAGACAGGCGCAGCCTGAAATACAGGACAGTATCGCAGTGgttaaaatgtacaaatatatacaaatatatatgtaaaataaaTCTACTTACACTTGTCCTCAACGACTGCACCATTCACTAGAGTGATAAGGATAAAATCGAGCCATTTCACCCGTGTACCCATGCTGCGTCCAAGCGTTAGTGACGGACAGACTGTTGTGTAACTTGCGGTGGACTGGTGTTCGTGACATATATTAGAGCGAACGTCGTGTAGGATATAGATTTTAGAGGAAATATTTCTGGGAAAACTTTCTTGCAGACAGTGacatttaatttgtttatttcctTATGATGCTATACATCCTGACTAATCTGAACTCTGACTTTGCCCACTCTGTCTTCCTGTCACCTGTTTATACATAGCAGTGTCACCCGAGCCGGTAGACGAGGGATGGCACTGCTACCAAAAGGCGTGCATCAGACTGTAGTACCCGAGTGCGGCGTTTAACACGTATTGATCTTTTTTAACTTATTTTGAAGGAGGGTAAGTTCGCTACCAATTATATGATATGGAAACAAAACGGCGTCGGCCTCTCGACTggatttttgaaatcattgaaacATATTCTCACAAGCTTAAATTTATATAACTATAGTTACATGAAGTGAAAGTCAGGTaaaatgcatgtgtatgtgtatataagtgTCATGGACCAAGGtcattaatgagtgagtgagtgagtttagttttacgccgcactcagcaatattacagctatatggcggcggtctgtaaataatcgagtctggaccagacaatctagtgatcaacaacatgagcatcgatctgcgcaattgggaaccgatcacatgcgtcaaccaagtcagccagcctgaccacccgatcccgttagtcgcctcttacgacaagctgagtcgccttttatggcaagcatgggttgttgaaggcctattctaccgtgggaccttcacgggtcacgtcATTAATGGATATCACATGAATGTAAGCTATAAAACATATTGGAATGCTAAGGAAAGTGGTGCTTTACATGGATCTGGCCGTAAATAGCACGATAATCCTTGCTGACACTGCACCCTTCAGTACACAGCCTCTGTTAACACGGCCAATGCGCGTCTGGCCATGGCGTTTATTTATGAGATGTATACTACACAGCGTGATGTAACGTTTTGAAGATGTCAGACATGGACATCAATATCCAGAAAGGTTGCGCGAACTGATTAGGTTTATCCTCAACCATTTCTGTGGAAACAGTCTTGCTCGGCTCAACAGATCACTTTGACCCAATCCTTGAGTTGTAAAACATGTGTTTAAAGTACTTTATAATACTTCATGTATCTCACTATACCGATGTCAAAGGTTCCATGAAGCATGTCCTTATAAATTGCcttggaaatatgtaaatagTCATAGGAAAAGGTCTAGAGTAAAGTAGAGTAAGGTTCTAAGTATCTAGAAGAGCTAAAGTTAGATTTACAGTAGAAAAGATACGTATCACTTATTAAGTCAACAAACCAGTAGTCTCGGACCAGGTGggtgtatgttgtttatttataaaGCGTGTTTACCAATGTTGGAAACAATCTGTAAAAATATAGAAACAGGTTCAGACTGAAACGTTGCTAATTCGGCTGTGAaaagcattgacaaatcattttaacacacatgtacatgagtGAAGCGTTCGGTCATCACATCTGAGACATATGGTCATCCTGGTTATTGCCGCTGTCCAGTCTGGTGCAGTGTTCAACGTTGCCCTTCGTGCACCAGATTACTCTCTTTCCGCATTCCACTTTAGCACACGATGACTCCGGTTCCGCTTCAGCTTCCCTCGGATCTTTGTACTTTACTATCTAAGAAAGACGGattattttcagtttacaaACACTGGTGTATTTCCAGTTACTCTGGTTCTCATACATATAGTAGTCGGAGTTGGGTGTTAAATAATCACAACATTGCTACGTGCTGCGTTAAAAAACAACaccaaaaacacacaaataatcACAAACCATCACATGACTGCTCGTTGACCCTCCCTCATGACTGAGTGCTGTTGTCGGGCTGAGCGCTGGCCTCAGCATCTCTACCCCTGGACTTTTGAATTTTTGCATAGAGATCTGATATCTCCACTGTaaagacaacacacacacattacgaAACAGATTAAACAGTTTGTATAATAGCGTCGATGTGTGATGCATGATGGTTTCACTGGTGGAATGTCTCATTTCTGTAAGACAGAGATATCAACATGCATGTACATATATTCATGGTGTTTTACTGAGATGTTATACAGCTATGTCTCTAGCATGTACTACGGCCGAGATGAGGACATATGTAATTGCACATATTATTGATTGTCATAAGTGGTATCGGTACTTGTTTGACATTTAGCTAACATGGCTCTTTGACAAGCGAACGCATGAGAGTATCATCTTATGACAAAATAGGTTTTTTTAACCGCGCAGTCAGAACTACACCACTGATCTCCCTTCTACATAACCTTCACAAAAAAACGAAAATTGTCGGTACGGGGATTTACTATGATAAATGGAATCTCGGCTTCGACTTTCCAGACTCTATGTAAGTCTTTGTGAAGATTCATAACCCAATGTAAAAGATCTCCTGCAAGACTAGGAATGTCATTaacttgtacatgtacatgtagtgtGTTTTaaatacgacaaaatgttatggatgtcaacttcttctttgttgttttcacaacgtttctgggctattccttgccccttcgtcacgTGGATGTGTCTTGTTCCAACGGGGAGTAATTTGAGCGTCATATTGTCTATGCGTATGCATGCACCATCGTCACTGTTCTTTAAGACAAATACTAAGCATTGACTGTTATATATTCCAGCAACCTCCCTCCAAGCAAGAGGTTATCAGTTCTGCCTGTTCTGCATGTCTTTCCATTCAAACAGACATGCAATATGTTATCACGACGTCTCACTTGTGGAGTATTTCGTGTTTTAGGTATGGTTCGTTTGGGTGATGATGTCACATGGTTATATACTGTGACCGCGCTGACATTCCTACCCATTTCTTTTTGCGATTTCGGTCGGATCTAATCGTTCACATACAACCACGCTGAGAGAGAATAGTTACCGTTCTCAGGGCGACCGCCATTTGTTACAGACACGTCATGCCTTGGTTCCACAGCAGTCACATTCCCGGATGTCTCATAGACTGGATTCTCTGTGatcaacatacaatacatacataagCACCGTTTCCAACACAGTCACTGCATAGGACCAAGTAACCACTACACAAATCTCTGAAAGGAATTTGGACATCGTGCTATCGTTCAAGGTGGAGTGTGTATACAACCTGTAACTGTACACGAATGCAGTGGTCATGGGATCCAATCCAAGCCTCACAATAAGTAGGAtacttgttttgtttgctgGAGTCTCGATCCTCTATACACTAAACATTACTGTTGTTGACAGGGAAAATGTTTTACGTCTCAGAAAAAGGACAAAACAATTGAGTTGCACGAATTCATTGATTTCAACAATGACGTAAGAGTAGAATACCTGCAGTTTGCCAGTCACACGAAACAAGCTGTACCCAATAATCACTTAACAACAGTCACACGTTTTACATCGCAACAAAGACATGTTTATATTGTTATCAATGCACTGTAAGTGGTATACCATTGTTAGTTTACTACATGCGATCTTTGGGTCATGTGTCGATAAGTTTGTGGGGGTCAATCTGAATGACTCCCACAATCTGAGGAGAACAATGATATATTTACCTGCCATTTCCGCCAGGGACGGTGACGAGTCTGATCTCattctgaaacatatttttcctCCTGCATTGTCAAACATTAAATTACATACTAAGGTCTATGTTAAATGTACCGAAACCCTCTCTTGGTCCCGACTCCCAAAACTGTGAACATGGTCATCATCGTGTTGGGAATGCATTCATTCTAGTCAGTATATGAAGAGGGCTCTAGAGTAGGTTCGTTTTCAGGTTTCCTTTATGACAAATACATGCACGGTGACATGTTAatttataaatgttttcactCCTGAATACCCGATTGTCCTCCACTGGTTTTATACATCATCTCATAATCTACCCCTACCAACAGAACTAGAGTACATGTGGAtccaatgttgaaatgttgcttTTCCAAGCAAACGTTTTGTGTTGTACAGTTATAGGGATAATGGGATTATATTAACATGAATCGAGTCCAAGCACAGAGCAACACTAGGAAGCAGTTACTGAGTGTTACTGAGTATGGTTGCAGGCTAGATTTTGTCTGTCTGCTGCAGCTGCATCTCAGCCCCATACATCTAATGTAAATATGAGTGTTGTCTAATGTAAAcaagtggaagctgtcaaaaccggcatctggcCATTCCGACACGTCGTCGACACCGGCATAACATCTCAGCccatttgtgaaatgtacatttatcatcagctctctAATCCGGCACGTTGTCCAAACTGGACTATTTCTTCAGtgccgatgagtgccggtttagacagcttccacggTACATGAGTGTTGTCTAATGTAAAAATGTGAGTGTTGTCTAATGTAAATTATGGCTGTTGTCTAATGCAAATGTATGGCTGTTGTCTGTAAGATTGTAACATCACACACACCGACACCCTCGCGGAAAGTTATTATTACACAGCCGGGCAAACCCTGCCAGTGAGGTCCCAGCATATTATGTATTATTCCCAGCAGTGACACTGTATAAATGTTCCTCAGAACAAACATGGACACTCTTTAAGTTCTTGAGTGATTATGACTTTACGCCACGGCGGCGGACAAAAGAAACGGGCTTTGCACACAgtacccgggccttcagcgtgacgggcgaacgctttaaccattaggccaccgCTCCAACTCTTTAAGAAGTGTTACAAGGTCTACAGTATGATGTTCAACATCCTCAAGAAAGCTTTCTCAAT
The window above is part of the Haliotis asinina isolate JCU_RB_2024 chromosome 1, JCU_Hal_asi_v2, whole genome shotgun sequence genome. Proteins encoded here:
- the LOC137282694 gene encoding uncharacterized protein isoform X2, which translates into the protein MGTRVKWLDFILITLVNGAVVEDKLLMTSFPPSNQNGTLTVREGTNVSFSCYFEGGRNLTSLKWYRGIIIGTTSFNYTMKKCIIKQGQLKDIGGMSHLNCTGVSSTIEIRGVRQADSKEWTCSSTTCGQHARFTLNVRSATTTTTTTTTRRKRRTTTDPPSTSEPTTQPQATTSMMEVTSGLSTTPSRHSSSREQTTLEHRTETTGRENNGGTQLYIILASILGGAATLVLCVVLAWITRTSRKKKELNHMKTYLRCKTILLIGRPWKLPKAIPLKQEIPHHLLKLRCKTILFTGLLTIQPWTQSLS
- the LOC137282694 gene encoding uncharacterized protein isoform X1 codes for the protein MGTRVKWLDFILITLVNGAVVEDKLLMTSFPPSNQNGTLTVREGTNVSFSCYFEGGRNLTSLKWYRGIIIGTTSFNYTMKKCIIKQGQLKDIGGMSHLNCTGVSSTIEIRGVRQADSKEWTCSSTTCGQHARFTLNVRSATTTTTTTTTRRKRRTTTDPPSTSEPTTQPQATTSMMEVTSGLSTTPSRHSSSREQTTLEHRTETTGRENNGGTQLYIILASILGGAATLVLCVVLAWITRTSRKRNLSNGSLQKKGTESHEDVLEMQDHPAYWTSMEAAKSNSSKARNPAPFVKAEMQDNPVYWTSDNTAVDSIPQLKDKDEKENPFYWTIEPSSTGSLTQSKTEDEQANLVYWTIEADSQGPST